From Bifidobacterium longum subsp. longum JCM 1217, one genomic window encodes:
- a CDS encoding ABC transporter ATP-binding protein, with protein sequence MSDTAEAIAQARKAVEPDKPKHVLRTLGHSIREYKKASILAPVFVAVEGILEILIPTIMASLIDEGITGGSMPATVKFGVILLVCAMVSLGAGFLSGKYAAVAGAGFAKNLRKDQFEKVQGFSFTNIDRFSTGSIVTRLTTDVTNLQNAYMMIIRLGVRAPIMVVVSWLFSFRISPSISMVFLACIPILAIGLCGLAVLVHPVFERVFHTYDALNNVVDENLQGIRVVKSYNRESFEVSKFGRISQRIFKDFTKAERIMSFNSPLMMICIYGSMILIAWMGAQQIVASGNNPAVGLTTGDLTALVTYAMQILMAMMMLSMIFVMVIISQASAERICQVLQEESTVQNPAQPVTDMADGSIEFDHVTFRYSDSSEKPVLDDINLKIRSGMTVGIVGGTGSAKSSLVQLVPRLYDVSSGSLKVGGVDVRDYDLEALRDQVAMVLQKNVLFSGTIAENLRWGNPNATDEEIRHAAQLAQADGFVQEFPDKYDTYIEQGGTNVSGGQRQRLCIARALLKKPKILILDDSTSAVDTKTDKLIRSAFHNEILDTTKIIIAQRVASVQESDMILVMDSGRIMASGTHDELLATCDEYRSIYESQTKNQAQPEELAAAEQAAESSTAEPSETVTVTVTMPTADTSAADANAADTKEGEAR encoded by the coding sequence ATGAGTGATACCGCAGAGGCAATCGCGCAGGCGCGCAAAGCCGTCGAACCGGACAAGCCCAAACATGTACTGCGCACGCTGGGCCATTCGATTCGTGAATACAAGAAAGCCAGCATCCTGGCTCCGGTGTTCGTGGCGGTCGAAGGTATTCTGGAAATCCTGATTCCGACCATCATGGCTTCGCTGATCGATGAGGGTATCACCGGTGGCAGCATGCCGGCCACCGTCAAGTTCGGCGTGATTCTGCTGGTGTGCGCGATGGTTTCGCTGGGTGCCGGCTTCCTGTCCGGAAAGTACGCGGCCGTGGCCGGCGCGGGCTTCGCCAAGAACCTGCGCAAGGACCAGTTCGAGAAGGTGCAGGGCTTCAGCTTCACCAATATTGACCGGTTCTCCACCGGTTCGATCGTGACCCGACTGACCACCGACGTGACGAACCTGCAGAACGCCTACATGATGATCATTCGTCTGGGCGTGCGTGCCCCGATTATGGTGGTCGTATCCTGGCTGTTCTCGTTCCGTATCTCCCCGTCGATTTCCATGGTGTTCCTGGCCTGCATCCCGATTCTGGCCATCGGCCTGTGCGGTCTGGCCGTGCTCGTGCATCCGGTGTTCGAGCGCGTGTTTCACACCTACGATGCGTTGAACAACGTGGTCGACGAGAACCTGCAGGGCATCCGCGTGGTCAAGTCCTATAACCGCGAATCCTTCGAGGTCTCCAAGTTCGGCCGCATCTCCCAGCGCATCTTCAAGGACTTCACCAAGGCTGAGCGCATCATGAGCTTCAACAGCCCGCTGATGATGATCTGCATCTACGGTTCGATGATCCTCATCGCATGGATGGGCGCGCAGCAGATCGTCGCCTCCGGCAACAACCCCGCCGTGGGCCTGACCACCGGCGACCTGACCGCACTGGTCACCTACGCCATGCAGATCCTTATGGCCATGATGATGCTGTCCATGATCTTCGTCATGGTGATTATTTCTCAGGCTTCTGCCGAGCGTATCTGCCAGGTGCTGCAGGAGGAAAGCACGGTGCAGAACCCGGCACAGCCGGTGACTGACATGGCCGACGGCTCCATCGAATTCGACCATGTCACCTTCCGCTACTCCGACAGTTCCGAAAAGCCCGTGCTTGACGACATCAACCTGAAGATCCGCTCCGGCATGACCGTCGGCATTGTCGGCGGTACTGGTTCGGCAAAGTCGTCTCTGGTACAGCTCGTGCCGCGACTGTACGACGTGAGCTCCGGTTCGCTGAAGGTCGGCGGCGTGGATGTACGCGACTACGATCTCGAGGCGCTGCGCGATCAGGTGGCCATGGTGTTGCAGAAGAACGTGCTGTTCTCCGGCACTATTGCCGAAAACCTCAGGTGGGGCAACCCGAACGCCACCGATGAAGAGATTCGCCATGCTGCGCAGCTCGCGCAGGCCGATGGATTCGTTCAGGAATTCCCCGATAAGTACGACACGTACATCGAGCAGGGCGGTACCAATGTGTCCGGCGGACAGCGCCAGCGCCTGTGCATCGCCCGTGCGCTGCTGAAGAAGCCGAAGATTCTGATTCTCGACGATTCGACCAGCGCCGTCGATACCAAGACGGACAAGCTGATCCGTTCCGCGTTCCACAACGAGATTCTGGACACCACGAAGATCATCATCGCCCAGCGCGTGGCCTCCGTGCAGGAATCCGACATGATTCTGGTGATGGATTCCGGCCGCATCATGGCGTCCGGCACACACGACGAACTGCTCGCCACCTGCGATGAATACCGTTCCATCTACGAATCCCAGACCAAGAACCAGGCCCAGCCCGAAGAACTGGCCGCTGCCGAACAGGCTGCTGAGTCATCTACCGCTGAGCCGTCCGAAACCGTGACGGTGACAGTGACCATGCCCACGGCCGATACCAGCGCAGCTGATGCCAATGCAGCCGATACCAAGGAAGGAGAAGCACGATGA
- a CDS encoding nucleotidyltransferase substrate binding protein produces MKKYENYVSALNSLRKAPEQDLGNDFIQSGIIDKFGLQFELGWKLFKALLAYEGDPVSASGSPRDVLKTAFQYYDFMDESLWLRMLRDRNDSAHIYDEERARRLVDAIIADYIPEFERANQGLVARYGEALND; encoded by the coding sequence ATGAAAAAGTATGAGAATTACGTTTCCGCATTGAATTCGCTGCGCAAGGCTCCCGAACAGGATCTCGGCAATGATTTCATCCAGAGCGGCATTATTGACAAGTTCGGGTTGCAGTTCGAGCTTGGTTGGAAACTGTTCAAGGCGCTGCTGGCTTATGAGGGAGACCCTGTTTCCGCTTCCGGCTCTCCGCGAGATGTGCTCAAAACCGCTTTTCAATACTATGATTTCATGGACGAATCGTTGTGGCTGCGCATGCTGCGCGATCGCAATGATTCTGCTCATATCTATGATGAAGAACGAGCTCGGCGTCTTGTGGACGCCATCATCGCTGATTACATCCCCGAGTTTGAGCGTGCAAATCAGGGGTTGGTCGCTCGCTACGGTGAAGCATTGAACGATTAG
- a CDS encoding LacI family DNA-binding transcriptional regulator yields MAFVTLKDVAQRAGVSAATVSQILHNKGRFSSDTRQLVLKTVEEMGYVPDQRARSMRSSDTKTVGLLVPDLRNPYFADLVSSMEDELYAQGYSTLIGTSAETVERQDAFIDNLLGQRIDGAIVVPQGVNSPGMQSLIARELPLVFVDRLVSGVNSVPFVVSDPYPGVCEAVAELVRLGHRHIGFVSHSSLGSSNINEREAAFRSAVAQVTQLGEGTAAVVDCDSTYVSREAGLNELVRADVTAIICAYSPDMITMIGLLHDRGIDIGSEMSVISFDDIAVFRLLTPQVAIISQQAEDMGRQGVDMLLDMIINNDCSRGESRYVPSSFVLRDSVGAPMWRVP; encoded by the coding sequence ATGGCGTTCGTGACGTTGAAGGATGTTGCTCAACGTGCCGGTGTATCGGCTGCTACTGTTTCCCAGATACTTCACAATAAAGGCCGCTTTTCTAGTGATACGCGACAGTTGGTGCTGAAAACTGTTGAGGAAATGGGGTATGTGCCCGATCAACGTGCTCGTTCCATGCGCTCGTCGGATACTAAGACTGTTGGCCTGCTGGTTCCTGATTTGCGCAATCCGTATTTCGCTGATTTAGTCTCGTCAATGGAAGACGAGTTGTATGCCCAGGGCTATTCCACGCTGATTGGTACTTCAGCAGAAACAGTGGAACGCCAGGATGCGTTTATTGACAATCTGCTTGGGCAACGTATTGACGGGGCAATCGTGGTGCCGCAAGGTGTCAATTCGCCTGGTATGCAGTCGCTTATCGCGCGCGAGCTACCACTGGTGTTCGTGGATCGTTTGGTATCGGGAGTAAATTCGGTGCCATTCGTAGTGTCCGACCCATACCCAGGTGTTTGCGAGGCGGTTGCCGAACTTGTGCGCTTAGGGCATCGTCACATTGGATTTGTGTCACACTCGTCACTGGGCTCGTCCAATATAAATGAGCGTGAAGCGGCATTCCGTTCTGCTGTGGCACAGGTGACGCAGTTGGGGGAGGGAACTGCGGCGGTTGTCGACTGTGATTCTACATATGTTTCGCGCGAAGCAGGACTAAATGAACTTGTAAGAGCAGATGTTACGGCGATTATTTGCGCTTACTCGCCTGACATGATCACGATGATTGGTTTGCTGCATGACCGCGGCATTGATATTGGTAGTGAAATGTCAGTGATTTCATTCGATGACATTGCCGTATTCCGTCTGCTGACTCCGCAAGTCGCGATTATTTCGCAGCAAGCTGAGGATATGGGTCGCCAGGGCGTGGATATGTTGCTCGACATGATTATAAATAATGATTGCAGTCGTGGTGAATCGCGCTATGTCCCGTCATCGTTTGTACTGCGTGATTCGGTTGGGGCTCCTATGTGGCGTGTGCCCTGA
- a CDS encoding glycoside hydrolase family 5 protein, with product MASGALGVGERINGVNLGNWLVLERWMKPGIFAASGEADEIWLHRATKSAELEALLTRHRDTYITEADFRNIAAHGCNLVRIPVPYFVFGDVPGHPGCTEYLDRAFDWAERTGLKILIDLHTVPGSQNGFDNGGLTGVVRWHRSPRAVAYALDVLVRLARRYRDHAALFGIEVLNEPIDWLTYAMSPSSRQAKDRSEARGSGPIPMAFLKRFYRETYHRLRPILAGNQVIVFHDGFRLGRWRDWFVREGMRGVMLDTHVYLVMAEQFPLFRLIPDRWLMGWYRLFVRWNERRIRRAARYTPVIVGEWCVANGLVNRVVDKRTGDGGRSKENAMHSASIRGSIYREIAAMQRKAWNVSAGQIYWSYQLRGNRDFLPTIDPQSDTSRLDPWDLTHVWHAGWMV from the coding sequence ATGGCATCGGGCGCGCTGGGTGTTGGCGAACGAATTAATGGGGTGAACCTCGGCAATTGGCTGGTGCTGGAGCGGTGGATGAAGCCGGGGATTTTTGCCGCCAGCGGCGAGGCGGACGAGATCTGGCTGCATCGGGCTACGAAGTCGGCTGAGCTGGAGGCTTTGCTGACGCGGCATCGCGACACGTATATTACCGAGGCCGATTTTCGGAACATTGCCGCACATGGCTGCAATCTGGTGCGTATTCCAGTGCCGTATTTCGTGTTCGGGGATGTGCCCGGTCACCCGGGCTGTACCGAGTATCTGGACAGAGCGTTCGACTGGGCCGAGCGGACCGGGCTCAAGATTCTTATCGACCTGCACACGGTGCCCGGCTCGCAGAACGGATTCGATAACGGCGGCCTCACCGGCGTGGTGCGCTGGCATCGTAGCCCGCGAGCGGTCGCCTATGCGCTGGATGTGCTGGTCCGTCTGGCTCGCCGGTATCGCGACCACGCGGCGCTGTTCGGTATCGAAGTGCTGAATGAGCCGATTGACTGGCTGACGTATGCCATGTCACCATCGAGCAGGCAGGCGAAAGACCGGTCCGAAGCGCGAGGAAGCGGGCCTATTCCGATGGCGTTCCTCAAGCGTTTCTACCGCGAGACATACCACCGGTTGCGCCCGATTCTGGCAGGGAATCAAGTCATCGTGTTCCATGACGGCTTCCGACTGGGCCGTTGGCGGGACTGGTTCGTGCGCGAGGGCATGCGGGGCGTCATGCTCGATACGCATGTCTATCTGGTCATGGCCGAGCAATTCCCGCTGTTCCGTCTGATCCCGGATCGGTGGCTGATGGGCTGGTATCGCTTGTTCGTGCGCTGGAACGAACGCCGCATCCGCCGGGCCGCGCGCTATACGCCGGTGATTGTAGGGGAGTGGTGCGTGGCTAATGGTCTGGTAAATCGGGTGGTCGATAAGCGTACAGGCGATGGTGGCCGCTCCAAGGAAAACGCCATGCACAGTGCATCTATCAGAGGCTCTATTTACCGCGAGATCGCCGCCATGCAACGCAAGGCATGGAACGTGTCCGCCGGGCAAATCTATTGGAGCTACCAATTACGTGGTAATCGTGATTTCTTGCCTACCATCGACCCGCAATCCGACACGTCACGCCTCGACCCTTGGGATCTCACTCACGTCTGGCACGCCGGTTGGATGGTGTAA
- a CDS encoding ABC transporter ATP-binding protein, translating into MSSDQSFKNRKPAMGKAEPGTIKRIFSYIFQYKWRVIAIVVCILVGAAAQAGSALFLQSLIDTYILPMVGESNSDWAPLLRAISLMAGLYVAGIVASWLWQWLIVTVEQGTLKKIRDDMFAHQQKLPIRYFDSHEHGDIMSHYTNDTDTLRQAISQSFPQMFSSIISAVAALLSMLWLSIPFTAFVIVFTVLLYFIVRKIVSRSGRYFVKQQQWIGDVNAFVEESVNGQKVIKVFNHEDATQKTFDEKNEELFEASAEANTWGNVTMPVVGNMGYLLYILLAIVGAAVSLAGVNDIGLTGVKPLTLGTLVSLLTLSRSFINPIGQVSQQLTMVMMALAGASRIFKLMDEPIEEDKGTVTLVNVELGEDGRTMTEVDHETGHWAWKREVGDDGTRSLKAAEKLKGSAREVAMKAKEQAITSPDGRLTLLRGDVRFTNVTFGYNPDKPVLHGITWFAKPGQKIALVGATGAGKTTVTNLINRFYDIQEGQILYDGISVAGIKKPDLRRSLGIVLQDVNLFTGTVMDNIRYGRLNATDEECIEAARLVNADSFIRMLPGGYNTVLEGDGSGLSQGQRQLISIARAAVADPPALILDEATSSIDTRTEEVVQAGMDNLMKGRTVFVIAHRLSTVRNSDVIMVLDHGNIIERGSHDELIAQKGEYYQLYTGAVELE; encoded by the coding sequence ATGAGCAGCGACCAGAGTTTCAAGAACCGCAAGCCCGCCATGGGCAAAGCCGAGCCTGGCACCATCAAGCGCATCTTCAGCTACATCTTCCAGTACAAGTGGCGTGTCATCGCCATCGTGGTGTGCATCTTGGTCGGTGCCGCCGCGCAGGCCGGTTCCGCGCTGTTCCTCCAGTCGCTCATCGACACGTACATCCTGCCGATGGTGGGGGAGTCGAACTCCGACTGGGCCCCGCTGCTGCGGGCCATCAGCCTGATGGCGGGCCTGTATGTGGCCGGCATCGTGGCGTCCTGGCTGTGGCAGTGGCTGATCGTCACCGTCGAGCAGGGCACGCTCAAGAAGATTCGTGACGACATGTTCGCCCACCAGCAGAAGCTGCCGATCCGCTACTTCGACAGCCACGAGCACGGCGACATCATGAGCCACTACACCAACGACACCGATACGCTGCGCCAGGCCATCTCGCAGTCGTTCCCGCAGATGTTCTCCTCGATTATCTCCGCGGTCGCGGCGCTGCTGTCCATGCTGTGGCTGTCCATTCCATTCACCGCGTTCGTAATCGTGTTCACCGTTCTGCTCTACTTCATCGTGCGCAAGATCGTGAGCCGCTCCGGCCGCTACTTTGTCAAGCAGCAGCAGTGGATCGGCGACGTGAACGCCTTCGTGGAGGAATCCGTCAACGGCCAGAAGGTCATCAAGGTCTTCAACCATGAAGACGCCACCCAGAAGACCTTCGACGAGAAGAACGAGGAACTCTTCGAGGCGTCCGCCGAAGCGAACACCTGGGGCAACGTCACCATGCCGGTCGTCGGCAACATGGGCTACCTGCTCTACATCCTGCTTGCCATCGTCGGCGCCGCCGTCTCGCTGGCCGGCGTCAACGACATCGGTCTGACCGGCGTCAAGCCGCTCACCCTCGGCACGCTCGTCTCCCTGCTGACCCTGTCCCGCTCGTTCATCAACCCGATCGGTCAGGTCTCTCAGCAGCTGACCATGGTGATGATGGCGCTCGCCGGTGCCTCCCGTATCTTCAAGCTGATGGATGAGCCCATCGAGGAAGACAAGGGCACCGTGACGCTCGTGAACGTGGAACTTGGCGAGGATGGCCGCACCATGACCGAAGTCGACCACGAGACCGGCCACTGGGCATGGAAGCGCGAGGTCGGCGACGACGGTACGAGGTCTCTGAAGGCCGCAGAAAAGCTCAAGGGCTCGGCCCGCGAGGTGGCGATGAAGGCCAAGGAGCAGGCGATCACCTCGCCCGACGGCCGACTGACCCTGCTGCGCGGCGACGTGCGCTTCACCAACGTGACCTTCGGCTACAACCCGGACAAGCCGGTGCTGCACGGCATCACCTGGTTCGCCAAGCCCGGCCAGAAGATCGCGCTCGTCGGCGCCACCGGTGCCGGCAAGACCACCGTGACCAACCTCATCAACCGGTTCTACGACATTCAGGAAGGCCAGATTCTGTATGATGGTATCTCCGTGGCCGGCATCAAGAAGCCTGACCTGCGCAGGTCTTTGGGCATCGTGCTGCAGGACGTGAACCTGTTCACCGGCACCGTGATGGACAACATCCGTTACGGCCGCCTGAACGCCACCGATGAGGAATGCATCGAGGCCGCGCGTCTGGTCAATGCGGACAGCTTCATCCGCATGCTGCCCGGGGGATACAACACGGTGCTCGAAGGCGACGGTTCCGGCCTGTCCCAGGGCCAGCGCCAGCTGATCTCCATCGCTCGCGCGGCGGTGGCCGATCCGCCTGCGCTGATCCTTGACGAGGCCACGTCCTCGATTGATACGCGTACTGAAGAGGTTGTGCAAGCTGGTATGGATAACCTGATGAAGGGCCGTACGGTCTTCGTCATCGCCCACCGCCTGTCCACCGTGCGCAATTCCGATGTGATCATGGTGCTCGACCACGGCAACATCATCGAGCGTGGTTCGCATGACGAGCTGATCGCGCAAAAGGGCGAGTACTACCAGCTGTACACCGGCGCGGTGGAGCTGGAGTAG
- a CDS encoding glycoside hydrolase family 3 C-terminal domain-containing protein, with amino-acid sequence MPPSYTDDQIVYAVRDGLIIPAQLDRMAQGMIDLVNKTRAAMSIDNYRFDVDAHDEVAHQAAIESIVMLKNDDAILPLNADPVANPSATPQKIAVIGEFARTPRYQGGGSSHITPTKMTSFLDTLAERGIKADFAPGFTLDLEPADPALESEAVETAKNADVVLMFLGLPEAAESEGFDRDTLDMPAKQIALLEQVAAANQNVVVVLSNGSVVSVAPWAKNAKGILESWLLGQSGGPALADVIFGQVSPSGKLAQSIPLDINDDPSMLNWPGEEGHVDYGEGVFVGYRYYDTYGKVVDYPFGYGLSYATFEIADVAVAKTGANTATVTATVTNTSDVDASETVQVYVAPGKADVARPKHELKGFTKVFLKSGESKTVTIDLDERAFAYWSEKYNDWHVESGEYAIEVGVSSRDIADTVAVALDGDGKTQPLTEWSTYGEWEADPFGAKIVAAVAAAGEAGELPKLPDNAMMRMFLNSMPINSLPTLLGEGGKKIAQFMVDEYAKLSK; translated from the coding sequence ATGCCGCCGAGCTACACCGACGACCAGATTGTCTACGCCGTCCGCGACGGCCTAATCATCCCCGCCCAGCTCGATCGTATGGCTCAGGGCATGATTGACTTGGTAAACAAGACCCGCGCTGCAATGAGCATCGATAATTACCGTTTCGATGTGGACGCCCACGATGAAGTCGCCCATCAGGCCGCTATTGAATCCATTGTGATGCTCAAGAACGACGATGCGATTCTGCCGCTGAACGCCGACCCAGTCGCCAATCCGTCCGCCACGCCCCAGAAGATCGCCGTTATCGGCGAATTCGCCCGCACCCCGCGCTACCAGGGCGGCGGCTCCTCCCACATCACCCCCACCAAGATGACCAGCTTCCTCGACACGCTCGCCGAGCGCGGCATCAAGGCCGACTTCGCCCCCGGCTTCACGCTCGATCTGGAACCGGCCGACCCGGCCCTCGAATCCGAGGCCGTGGAAACCGCCAAGAACGCCGACGTTGTCCTCATGTTCCTGGGCCTGCCGGAAGCCGCGGAATCCGAGGGCTTCGACCGCGACACCCTCGACATGCCCGCCAAGCAGATCGCCCTGCTCGAACAGGTCGCCGCCGCGAACCAGAACGTCGTGGTCGTGCTGTCCAACGGCTCCGTGGTCTCCGTGGCCCCGTGGGCCAAGAACGCCAAGGGCATCCTCGAATCCTGGTTGCTCGGCCAGTCCGGTGGCCCGGCGCTCGCCGATGTGATCTTCGGCCAGGTCAGCCCGTCCGGCAAGCTCGCCCAGTCGATTCCGCTGGACATCAACGATGACCCGAGCATGCTGAACTGGCCGGGCGAGGAAGGCCACGTCGACTACGGCGAGGGCGTGTTCGTCGGCTACCGCTACTACGACACCTACGGCAAGGTTGTGGACTACCCGTTCGGCTACGGCCTGAGCTATGCCACGTTCGAGATCGCTGACGTCGCCGTTGCCAAGACCGGCGCGAACACCGCCACCGTGACCGCCACCGTGACCAACACCTCCGATGTGGATGCCTCCGAAACCGTGCAGGTGTACGTTGCACCGGGCAAGGCTGACGTGGCTCGCCCGAAGCACGAGCTTAAGGGCTTTACCAAGGTGTTCCTCAAGTCCGGTGAGTCCAAGACCGTGACCATCGACCTCGACGAGCGCGCGTTCGCCTACTGGTCCGAAAAGTATAACGACTGGCATGTGGAGTCTGGCGAATATGCCATCGAAGTGGGCGTGAGCTCCCGCGACATTGCCGACACCGTTGCCGTGGCCCTCGATGGCGATGGCAAGACCCAGCCGCTCACCGAATGGTCCACCTACGGCGAGTGGGAGGCCGATCCGTTCGGCGCCAAGATCGTGGCCGCCGTGGCCGCCGCCGGCGAGGCCGGCGAGCTGCCGAAGCTTCCGGATAATGCGATGATGCGCATGTTCCTCAACTCCATGCCCATCAACTCGCTGCCCACCCTGTTGGGCGAAGGCGGCAAGAAGATCGCCCAGTTCATGGTTGACGAGTACGCCAAGCTGAGCAAGTAA
- a CDS encoding MarR family winged helix-turn-helix transcriptional regulator, which yields MDQHILSIEMRAVTKAVDRYLGESMPLSAKETTGGNAHIIMFLARNRNREIYQHTIEQKFCITRSTASRVLALMEKKGLIARESVAHDARCKRIVLTDKADAIVADLKANGERVERLLVDGFSESEKAALRDYVSRMRANIDRAQHEFEHQTLPQSPVVMAPDQDGAEVANTKEENE from the coding sequence ATGGATCAGCATATTCTCAGCATTGAGATGCGAGCGGTGACCAAAGCCGTCGACCGCTATCTCGGTGAGAGCATGCCGCTTTCCGCTAAGGAGACCACTGGCGGCAACGCGCATATCATCATGTTCCTGGCTCGTAACCGGAATCGTGAAATCTACCAGCACACCATCGAACAGAAGTTCTGTATCACCCGCTCCACCGCTTCGCGCGTGCTGGCGCTTATGGAAAAGAAAGGGCTTATTGCCCGCGAATCGGTGGCGCATGATGCCCGTTGCAAGCGTATCGTCCTGACCGATAAGGCGGACGCCATCGTCGCCGATCTCAAAGCGAACGGCGAACGCGTCGAACGTCTGTTGGTTGATGGCTTTTCCGAAAGCGAGAAAGCAGCCCTACGTGACTACGTCAGTCGCATGCGCGCGAACATCGACCGCGCACAACATGAATTTGAACATCAAACACTCCCTCAGTCACCTGTGGTGATGGCTCCCGATCAAGACGGAGCGGAGGTTGCTAACACGAAGGAGGAGAACGAATGA
- a CDS encoding nucleotidyltransferase family protein gives MVPIEHVYDQIRAFAADAGARKVVLFGSRAKGVNRPKSDIDLAVAGCPDFNRLEQNLQDNLWSLLKVDVINLDEPISSSLRAEIERSGKVLYEKV, from the coding sequence ATGGTTCCTATCGAGCACGTGTACGACCAGATTCGCGCGTTTGCCGCTGATGCCGGCGCTCGCAAGGTCGTGCTGTTCGGTTCTCGCGCAAAGGGCGTGAACCGGCCTAAAAGCGATATCGATCTTGCCGTGGCCGGTTGTCCCGATTTCAATCGCTTGGAGCAGAACCTTCAGGACAATCTGTGGTCACTGCTTAAAGTTGATGTCATCAATCTGGATGAGCCGATTTCTTCATCGCTGAGGGCGGAGATTGAGCGTAGCGGAAAGGTGCTGTATGAAAAAGTATGA